The Juglans regia cultivar Chandler chromosome 2, Walnut 2.0, whole genome shotgun sequence genome includes a window with the following:
- the LOC108981380 gene encoding GRAS family protein RAD1-like: MAQNFFSNHEVYNGESCEAVSAHDFCLSAMACYPNNPYMPILDNNSNASTLIRQPFSDEIQDHKRLKQTVSTAESTGSNVSNLYNEGSSNNNISSISRARSSSSLNSLSKLHFRDHIRTYTFRYHAAEAIEEAMINADYQESGTEEDGSADGMRLVRLLVACAEAVACRDRTHASVLLSELRANALVFGSSFQRVASCFVQGLADRLALVQPLGAVGFAAPMMNIMDVATDKQEEALSLIYQNCPHIQFGHFVANTTILEAFEGKSILHVVDLGMTLGLAHGHQWCALIHSLADRDGQPPCHLRITGVGLSVDRFRVIGDELGTRAKNVGISFEFSVVESNLENLQTEDIKHQDGEVLVVNSILQLHCVVKESRGALNSLLQIIHKLSPKVLLLVEQDSSHNGPFFLGRFMEALHYYSAIFDSLDVMLPKYDTKRAKMEQFYFAEEIKNIVSCEGPARVERHEKVDQWRRRLSRAGFQAAPMKLIAQAKQWLGKNKGFLGYTIVEDKGCLVLGWKSRPIVAASCWKC, from the coding sequence ATGGCCCAAAACTTCTTTTCAAATCATGAGGTCTATAATGGTGAAAGCTGTGAAGCAGTGAGTGCCCATGATTTCTGTCTTTCTGCCATGGCTTGTTATCCTAATAACCCATATATGCCTATATTGGACAATAACAGTAATGCTTCGACCTTGATCCGCCAGCCCTTCTCAGATGAAATCCAAGATCATAAGAGGCTGAAGCAAACTGTAAGTACAGCCGAATCCACCGGGAGTAATGTTAGTAATCTCTATAATGAGGGAAGCAGCAACAATAATATCAGCAGCATAAGCCGTGCCAGGAGCAGTAGCAGCTTGAATAGCTTGTCAAAGCTCCATTTTCGAGATCATATTCGGACTTATACTTTTCGATATCATGCAGCTGAGGCTATTGAAGAAGCCATGATCAATGCTGATTATCAGGAAAGTGGCACTGAAGAAGATGGCAGTGCTGATGGGATGAGGCTCGTTCGACTTCTCGTTGCCTGTGCTGAAGCTGTGGCTTGTCGCGACAGGACACACGCCTCAGTTTTACTCTCCGAGCTTCGAGCCAATGCTTTGGTCTTTGGCTCTTCCTTTCAGCGTGTGGCTTCTTGCTTTGTGCAAGGCTTGGCAGACAGGCTTGCTCTGGTTCAACCCCTCGGCGCTGTTGGCTTTGCTGCGCCCATGATGAACATAATGGACGTTGCTACCGATAAACAGGAAGAGGCTTTAAGccttatttatcaaaattgtcCACATATCCAGTTTGGTCACTTTGTGGCCAACACAACAATACTGGAAGCCTTTGAGGGAAAGAGTATTCTACATGTGGTGGATTTGGGCATGACCCTTGGTTTGGCCCATGGCCACCAGTGGTGTGCACTGATCCACAGCCTTGCTGACCGTGATGGTCAACCACCTTGTCATCTCCGAATAACTGGTGTTGGTCTTTCTGTTGACAGATTCAGAGTCATCGGAGATGAGCTGGGGACTCGTGCAAAAAACGTGGGCATTAGTTTTGAGTTCTCAGTGGTGGAAAGCAACTTGGAAAATCTGCAGACTGAAGACATTAAACACCAAGATGGTGAAGTTCTGGTTGTCAATAGCATCCTTCAGTTGCATTGTGTTGTTAAAGAAAGTCGAGGAGCTCTCAATTCACTTCTGCAGATAATTCACAAGCTATCGCCAAAGGTTTTACTTCTGGTTGAGCAAGATTCAAGCCACAATGGGCCTTTCTTTCTGGGGAGATTCATGGAAGCTCTGCACTATTACTCTGCAATTTTTGACTCCCTAGATGTCATGTTACCTAAATATGACACAAAGCGTGCCAAGATGGAACAGTTCTACTTTGCTGAGGAGATAAAGAACATTGTGAGTTGCGAGGGGCCAGCAAGAGTGGAGAGGCATGAGAAGGTGGACCAGTGGCGCAGGAGGCTGAGCAGGGCAGGATTTCAGGCTGCTCCAATGAAACTGATTGCCCAGGCCAAACAATGGCTTGGAAAAAATAAGGGTTTTCTTGGTTACACAATTGTGGAAGACAAGGGTTGCTTGGTGCTTGGTTGGAAATCCAGGCCAATTGTTGCAGCTTCTTGCTGGAAGTGCTAG